One Longimicrobium terrae DNA segment encodes these proteins:
- a CDS encoding aldo/keto reductase: protein MQYRPLGRTGIRVSPYCLGAMMFGKLANSDHDECIRMIHKALDFGINFIDTADMYSRGESEEIVGKALKGRREDVVLATKAFHPMGDDPNRRGGSRRWLTTALEDSLRRLGTDYIDLYQIHRPAPDTDIEETLSVLTDFIREGKVRAIGASTFPASDIVEAQWVAERRGLARFRTEQPPYSILNRSIEREVLPACQRYGMGVMAWSPLAKGMLTGRYRRGEPAPDTLRAKYMPAAMSNEASLDKVEQLIPVAESAGMSLMHMALAFVVAHPALTSAIIGPRTPEHLDGLLAGAEVVLTDEILDRIDEIVPPGVDVAPLEGAAYTPPWIAQPALRRRPIAERVAA from the coding sequence ATGCAATACCGCCCGCTCGGCCGGACCGGCATCCGGGTCAGCCCATACTGTCTCGGCGCGATGATGTTCGGAAAGCTCGCCAATTCCGATCACGACGAGTGCATCCGCATGATCCACAAGGCTCTGGACTTCGGCATCAACTTCATCGATACCGCCGACATGTACAGCCGTGGCGAGTCGGAGGAGATCGTGGGCAAGGCGCTCAAGGGCCGGCGCGAGGACGTGGTGCTCGCCACCAAGGCGTTCCATCCCATGGGCGACGATCCCAACCGGCGCGGCGGCTCGCGGCGCTGGCTCACCACCGCGCTGGAGGATTCACTGCGCCGCCTGGGCACCGACTACATCGACCTGTACCAGATCCACCGGCCCGCGCCGGACACCGACATCGAAGAAACACTGTCGGTGCTCACGGACTTCATACGAGAGGGCAAGGTGCGCGCGATCGGCGCGTCCACGTTCCCCGCGTCGGACATCGTGGAGGCGCAGTGGGTGGCCGAACGCCGCGGGCTGGCGCGGTTCCGCACCGAGCAGCCGCCCTACTCCATCCTGAACCGGTCCATCGAACGCGAAGTGCTCCCCGCGTGCCAGCGCTACGGCATGGGCGTGATGGCGTGGAGCCCGCTGGCCAAGGGCATGCTCACCGGCAGGTACCGCCGGGGCGAGCCGGCGCCCGACACGCTGCGCGCGAAGTACATGCCGGCGGCGATGAGCAACGAGGCCAGCCTGGACAAGGTGGAGCAGCTGATTCCGGTGGCGGAATCCGCGGGGATGTCGCTGATGCACATGGCGCTCGCGTTTGTGGTGGCGCACCCGGCGCTCACCTCCGCCATCATCGGCCCGCGCACCCCGGAGCACCTCGACGGCCTGCTCGCCGGCGCGGAAGTCGTGCTCACGGACGAAATCCTCGACCGCATCGACGAGATCGTGCCGCCGGGCGTGGACGTGGCGCCGCTGGAAGGCGCGGCCTACACGCCGCCCTGGATCGCGCAGCCCGCCCTCCGCCGCCGCCCCATCGCCGAGCGAGTGGCGGCGTGA
- a CDS encoding zinc dependent phospholipase C family protein, with protein sequence MPAPALHFLLAGRVYEAWERTPVRAPFHPGPEARNAFLHGSIGPDMGYFPGGDSLLAELAHYARTGAFCRALVDEARTDVERAFAWGWVTHVLADVAIHPLVNEACGELLAGTRVPLWGDAVTEAHLRVETGLDAAFHAREPQLRRLRTLPAMDASAFGAMHRAYGRTFGAAPPMDWLLRSHRQVTRLLGPSAHVRGLAAWAVAEEGWLSGRLARAGFQGAALLSAPGSHARGLLSPVRPAAWLMEEVDGIAAGFADWFDSHYVTDLRFLRDYCLDTGEPRDDDSPAAMQAITALHARGISASFTATRRAA encoded by the coding sequence ATGCCCGCACCCGCGCTGCACTTTCTGCTTGCCGGCCGCGTGTACGAGGCGTGGGAGCGCACACCCGTCCGGGCCCCGTTCCATCCGGGACCGGAGGCGCGCAACGCGTTTCTGCACGGCTCCATTGGCCCGGACATGGGCTACTTTCCGGGCGGCGACTCGCTCCTGGCGGAGTTGGCGCACTACGCGCGGACGGGCGCGTTCTGCCGCGCGCTGGTGGACGAGGCGCGTACGGATGTGGAGCGCGCGTTCGCGTGGGGATGGGTGACGCACGTGCTGGCGGACGTGGCGATCCACCCGCTGGTGAACGAGGCGTGCGGCGAACTGCTTGCCGGGACACGGGTTCCGCTCTGGGGTGATGCCGTCACCGAAGCGCACCTGCGGGTAGAAACGGGGCTGGATGCCGCCTTTCACGCGCGCGAGCCGCAGCTGCGCCGCCTTCGCACGCTTCCCGCCATGGACGCGTCTGCCTTCGGGGCGATGCACCGTGCGTACGGGCGCACCTTTGGCGCGGCCCCGCCCATGGACTGGCTGCTGCGCTCCCACCGGCAGGTGACGCGGCTGCTGGGTCCGTCGGCGCACGTGCGCGGGCTGGCCGCCTGGGCCGTGGCGGAAGAGGGATGGCTTTCGGGGAGGCTGGCGCGCGCCGGATTCCAGGGTGCGGCCCTGCTGAGCGCGCCCGGATCGCACGCGCGGGGACTGCTGTCGCCGGTGCGGCCGGCGGCGTGGCTGATGGAGGAGGTGGACGGGATCGCCGCGGGCTTCGCCGACTGGTTCGACTCGCACTACGTGACGGACCTCCGCTTTCTGCGCGACTACTGCCTGGACACCGGCGAGCCGCGGGACGACGATTCGCCCGCCGCCATGCAGGCCATCACCGCACTCCATGCCCGCGGCATCTCCGCATCCTTTACAGCCACCCGCCGCGCGGCGTGA
- the upp gene encoding uracil phosphoribosyltransferase, whose protein sequence is MRTYPNLTVVGHPLIRHKLAVLRDAQTPTKQFKELVDEIAMLITYEITRDLPLEAVEIETPLERTTAHTLAGKKLTLVPILRAGLGMVDGVARLIPSARVGHIGLFRDHETLQPVDYYFKIPSEPEARDFIVLDPMLATGGSASAAVASLKRSGATRVQLVCLVAAPEGVERMLADHPDVRVWTAALDRELNAQGYILPGLGDAGDRLFGTR, encoded by the coding sequence GTGCGCACGTATCCGAACCTGACCGTCGTGGGGCATCCGCTGATCCGCCACAAGCTGGCCGTGCTGCGTGATGCGCAAACGCCCACCAAGCAGTTCAAGGAGCTGGTGGACGAGATCGCCATGCTGATCACCTACGAGATCACGCGTGACCTTCCGCTGGAAGCCGTGGAGATCGAAACCCCGCTGGAGCGCACCACGGCGCACACGCTCGCCGGCAAGAAGCTCACGCTGGTTCCCATCCTGCGCGCCGGGCTGGGGATGGTGGACGGGGTCGCCCGCCTGATCCCGTCCGCCCGCGTGGGGCACATCGGCCTGTTTCGCGATCACGAGACGCTGCAGCCGGTGGACTACTACTTCAAGATCCCCAGCGAGCCGGAAGCGCGCGACTTCATCGTGCTCGATCCCATGCTGGCCACCGGCGGCTCGGCGTCGGCCGCGGTGGCGTCACTCAAGCGCAGCGGGGCCACGCGGGTGCAGCTCGTCTGCCTGGTGGCGGCTCCGGAAGGTGTGGAGCGCATGCTGGCGGACCACCCCGACGTGCGCGTGTGGACCGCGGCGCTGGACCGCGAACTGAACGCGCAGGGCTACATCCTTCCCGGCCTGGGCGACGCGGGCGACCGCCTGTTCGGGACGAGGTAG
- a CDS encoding EAL domain-containing protein, whose protein sequence is MDIGQIIAAGRVESRFQPIVELEHGVVIAHEALSRGPAASDAECPRSLFAYAAQQGCERLLDAACRRMALRRAVDAGWEAGADGPLFLNVRAGSLAAPGFLAELHDAVAGVNRLPRDIVLEISEAEQVGGDASLQARLAECRAAGFWIALDDAGAGHCGLQAIAEVVPHVVKVDRGLVGGMDLHRGRRIAVSALVHLARELGILLIAEGIETEGELRVARELGIALGQGYLLGRPGEAPLPAGSVVAAVARAAVSSGRVPAPAAGLTPSVRVRSIHPRMGLALAS, encoded by the coding sequence ATGGACATCGGACAGATCATCGCGGCGGGCCGGGTGGAAAGCCGTTTTCAGCCCATCGTGGAACTGGAGCACGGTGTGGTGATCGCGCACGAGGCGCTGAGCCGAGGCCCCGCGGCGTCGGATGCGGAGTGCCCGCGGTCGCTCTTTGCGTACGCCGCCCAGCAGGGGTGCGAGCGGCTGCTGGACGCGGCGTGCCGGCGGATGGCGCTGCGCCGCGCCGTGGATGCGGGGTGGGAAGCGGGCGCGGACGGCCCGCTGTTCCTCAACGTCCGCGCGGGCAGCCTGGCCGCGCCGGGCTTTCTGGCGGAACTGCACGACGCCGTCGCGGGGGTGAACCGCCTGCCCCGCGACATCGTCCTGGAGATCAGCGAGGCCGAGCAGGTGGGCGGCGACGCGTCGCTTCAGGCGCGCCTGGCGGAGTGCCGTGCGGCCGGTTTCTGGATCGCGCTGGACGACGCCGGCGCGGGGCACTGCGGGCTGCAGGCCATCGCCGAGGTGGTGCCGCACGTGGTGAAGGTGGATCGCGGGCTGGTGGGCGGGATGGATCTGCACCGGGGACGGCGGATCGCGGTGTCCGCGCTGGTGCACCTGGCGCGCGAACTCGGCATTCTGCTGATCGCGGAGGGCATCGAGACGGAGGGCGAACTGCGGGTGGCGCGCGAGCTTGGCATCGCGCTCGGCCAGGGCTACCTGCTGGGCCGCCCCGGCGAGGCGCCGCTTCCCGCGGGGTCGGTGGTGGCGGCGGTGGCGCGCGCGGCGGTATCCAGCGGGCGCGTGCCGGCCCCGGCGGCGGGGCTCACGCCGTCCGTCCGCGTGCGGTCCATCCATCCCCGCATGGGGCTGGCGCTGGCCAGCTGA
- a CDS encoding aminotransferase class I/II-fold pyridoxal phosphate-dependent enzyme, translating into MPRLARRFQSLPPYPLTDVPAIKRELRERGVDVIDLGTGDADLAPPPAAVEALRGASQDPLNSRYSFQLGLVEFREEIARWMQSRFGVRVDAFKEVLPLIGSKEGIFHLPFAFVEEGDVTIIPDPGYQAYLGGTVLAGGEPYIVPLRPENDFLVPLDEIPADVVRRARILYLNYPNNPTAAAAPREYLEHAVEWCRRHDVILAYDNAYSEIAFDGYVPPSILEIPGASEVAIEFHSLSKTYNMTGWRTGWAVGNPELIGALTRVKTFADTGVPFTIQHAGVAALRSHADWVPGNVETFRRRRDAAVDALREAGFDVPRPQASMYLWVPLPEGVQSEPWARRLLLEQGVALLPGKSLGEGGEGFVRIALTCSEDRLRQAAARMAHMLETAPA; encoded by the coding sequence ATGCCCAGACTCGCCCGCCGCTTTCAGAGCCTTCCGCCGTACCCGCTGACCGACGTTCCCGCCATCAAGCGCGAACTGCGCGAGCGGGGGGTGGACGTCATCGACCTGGGCACCGGCGACGCCGACCTGGCGCCCCCGCCGGCCGCCGTGGAGGCGCTGCGCGGCGCGTCGCAGGATCCGCTCAACTCGCGCTACTCCTTTCAGCTGGGGCTGGTGGAGTTCCGCGAAGAAATCGCCCGGTGGATGCAGAGCCGCTTCGGCGTGCGGGTGGATGCCTTCAAGGAGGTGCTTCCGCTGATCGGCAGCAAGGAAGGGATCTTTCACCTTCCCTTCGCCTTCGTGGAAGAGGGTGACGTCACCATCATCCCCGACCCGGGATACCAGGCGTACCTGGGCGGCACCGTGCTGGCCGGGGGCGAGCCGTACATCGTGCCGCTGCGGCCGGAGAACGACTTTCTGGTGCCGCTGGACGAGATTCCGGCGGACGTGGTGCGCCGCGCGCGCATTCTGTACCTGAACTATCCCAACAATCCCACCGCCGCCGCCGCGCCCCGCGAATACCTGGAGCACGCGGTGGAGTGGTGCCGCCGCCACGACGTCATCCTGGCGTACGACAACGCGTACAGCGAGATCGCGTTCGACGGCTACGTGCCGCCCAGCATCCTGGAGATTCCGGGCGCCAGCGAGGTGGCCATCGAGTTCCACTCGCTCAGCAAGACGTACAACATGACGGGGTGGCGCACCGGCTGGGCGGTGGGCAACCCCGAGCTGATCGGCGCGCTGACGCGGGTCAAGACTTTCGCCGACACGGGCGTGCCGTTCACCATTCAGCACGCCGGCGTGGCGGCCCTGCGCTCGCACGCCGACTGGGTGCCGGGGAACGTGGAAACGTTCCGCCGACGCCGCGACGCGGCCGTGGACGCGCTGCGCGAAGCCGGCTTCGACGTGCCCCGCCCGCAGGCGTCCATGTACCTGTGGGTGCCGCTGCCGGAGGGTGTGCAGAGCGAGCCGTGGGCGCGCCGGCTGCTGCTGGAGCAGGGCGTGGCGCTGCTTCCCGGCAAGTCGCTGGGCGAAGGCGGCGAGGGCTTCGTGCGGATCGCGCTCACCTGCTCGGAAGACCGGCTCCGGCAGGCGGCCGCGCGCATGGCGCACATGCTGGAAACCGCTCCCGCCTGA
- a CDS encoding BON domain-containing protein: MPDNKPKRPTQPKRPNEQYVVELEEPSGSRGLVYALGALGGLVIAGFLARGAGAEVFAEVGQRLRDRARPSQPQAGGGEDADASFSGPARLVRNPEEDSALLDLEDEVLDAFLDDEVLSARGIDVGAISHGIVELSGEVWTREDARRAVAVAQSVHGVETVINRMEIGEERSRLRGREDLPYAFYDEDGEMSGSEWTGNNSGMGGRRQGRDTDPDRSDDSQHMREVEIEKADRAQFADEGYHNRPRNAERDEVQEANRTNFSEDELDNQSPYGKHAIPVPEQPQAMNSQSRVGEEMKPGVRLRLEQSDVPLNERQPGDEDRGV; the protein is encoded by the coding sequence ATGCCAGACAACAAGCCGAAGCGCCCGACCCAGCCCAAGCGGCCCAACGAGCAGTATGTGGTAGAGCTGGAGGAGCCGAGCGGCTCACGCGGCCTCGTCTACGCGCTCGGCGCGCTGGGCGGGCTGGTGATTGCCGGCTTTCTGGCCCGCGGAGCCGGGGCGGAGGTCTTTGCCGAAGTCGGGCAGCGCCTTCGCGACCGCGCCCGCCCGTCACAGCCGCAGGCCGGCGGCGGCGAGGACGCCGATGCCTCGTTCAGCGGGCCGGCCCGGCTGGTGCGCAATCCGGAAGAGGACAGCGCGCTGCTGGACCTGGAAGACGAGGTCCTGGACGCGTTTCTGGACGATGAAGTGCTGTCGGCCCGCGGCATTGACGTGGGCGCCATCAGCCACGGCATCGTGGAGCTTTCCGGCGAGGTGTGGACGCGTGAGGATGCGCGCCGCGCCGTGGCGGTCGCCCAGTCGGTGCACGGGGTGGAGACGGTGATCAACCGCATGGAGATCGGCGAAGAACGCAGCCGGCTCCGCGGCCGTGAGGACCTTCCGTACGCCTTTTACGACGAGGATGGCGAGATGAGTGGATCTGAATGGACCGGCAACAACTCGGGGATGGGCGGACGCCGCCAGGGCCGCGACACCGATCCGGACCGCAGCGACGACTCGCAGCACATGCGCGAGGTGGAGATCGAAAAGGCCGACCGCGCGCAGTTCGCGGATGAGGGCTACCACAATCGTCCGCGCAACGCCGAGCGCGACGAGGTGCAGGAAGCCAACCGCACCAACTTCAGCGAGGACGAGCTCGACAACCAGAGCCCGTACGGCAAGCACGCCATCCCGGTGCCGGAGCAGCCGCAGGCCATGAACTCCCAGTCCCGCGTGGGCGAGGAGATGAAGCCCGGCGTGCGCCTTCGCCTGGAGCAGTCCGACGTGCCGCTGAACGAGCGCCAGCCCGGCGACGAAGACCGCGGCGTCTGA
- the rph gene encoding rifamycin-inactivating phosphotransferase: protein MIDRFVLDLGEVDRTQIALAGGKGAHLGELSRIGGVRVPRGFCVTTDAFRRIMAESPSINHQLERLSHITVDDRDAIRTLSGEIRATLESAPIPGDMAAAITGAVARLGGQAACAVRSSATAEDLPGASFAGQQDTYLNISGSDAILRHISRCWASLFAERAVTYRLRSGFDHRRVHMAVVVQRMIEPHAAGILFTADPVTGHRKFASVEASFGLGEALVSGRVNADVYKVRDGGIVARTIGDKRLAIHAAPEGGTREHEIDPGRRSEPALADAQVLQLVQLGRRIEAHFGAPQDIEWCLADDEFHIVQSRPITTLFPIPAADDGGNHVYVSVGHQQMMTDAMKPLGLSFWQMTTPRPMAEAGGRLFVDVTRILASPAGRADLMGMLGKSDPLIGDALQTVIGRDGFLPPPPEDGPGWVAPSAGEPGLVETDPAIVEALIAESQASIAAARRDIRGKSGPALFDFILADMRELKRLLFDLRSRPVIMGAMEAAWWLNERLEVWLGEKNAADTLTQSVAHNVTSEMGLALLDVADAIRPHPDVVSFLQHGTDEDFLDELLSVTGGREARDAIAGWLDRYGMRGAGEIDITRPRWSERPGMLVPLILGNVRNFEPGEAARRFEQGRRDAAAKEQDVLARLRALPGGEEKAEETRRMIDRVRAFAGYREYPKYGMVSRYFVYKQALMEEAARLVHARVLRETEDIFYLRFDELHDAVRTNRVDHDLIRQRRDAFRTYQALTPPRVLTSEGEAVAGAYRRDGLPTGALVGLAVSAGTVEGRARVILDMAKADLEPGDILVTAFTDPSWTPLFVSIAGLVTEVGGLMTHGAVIAREYGLPAVVGVQHATRLIRDGQRIRVHGTDGYVEVLP, encoded by the coding sequence ATGATTGACCGCTTCGTGCTGGACCTTGGCGAAGTTGATCGGACGCAGATCGCGCTGGCCGGCGGAAAGGGCGCGCATCTGGGCGAGCTTTCGCGCATCGGCGGCGTCCGCGTGCCGCGCGGCTTCTGCGTTACGACAGACGCATTTCGGCGGATCATGGCGGAATCGCCGTCCATCAACCATCAACTCGAGCGGCTGTCACACATTACGGTGGATGATCGGGACGCGATCCGCACCCTCAGCGGGGAAATCCGCGCGACCCTCGAATCGGCCCCCATCCCCGGCGACATGGCCGCCGCGATCACCGGCGCGGTAGCCCGGCTCGGCGGGCAGGCTGCCTGCGCAGTCCGGTCCAGCGCGACGGCGGAGGACCTGCCGGGGGCGTCCTTTGCGGGCCAGCAGGACACGTATCTGAACATCTCCGGCTCGGATGCGATCCTGCGGCACATCAGCCGGTGCTGGGCGTCGCTCTTTGCCGAGCGCGCCGTAACCTACCGTCTCCGCAGCGGCTTCGATCACCGCAGAGTGCACATGGCGGTCGTCGTGCAGCGGATGATTGAACCGCACGCCGCGGGCATCCTGTTCACGGCCGATCCCGTCACGGGCCATCGCAAGTTCGCCTCCGTGGAGGCCAGCTTCGGGCTGGGCGAGGCGCTGGTTTCCGGCCGGGTGAACGCGGACGTCTACAAGGTGCGGGACGGCGGGATCGTCGCGCGCACGATCGGCGACAAGCGGCTCGCCATCCACGCCGCGCCGGAGGGCGGGACGCGCGAGCACGAGATCGACCCGGGGCGGCGGAGCGAGCCGGCGCTGGCCGATGCGCAGGTCCTGCAACTGGTGCAGCTGGGCCGGCGGATCGAGGCGCACTTCGGCGCCCCGCAGGACATCGAATGGTGCCTGGCGGATGACGAATTCCACATCGTCCAGAGCCGGCCCATCACCACGCTGTTCCCCATCCCCGCGGCGGACGATGGCGGGAACCACGTCTACGTTTCCGTCGGCCATCAGCAGATGATGACCGACGCCATGAAGCCGCTGGGCCTCTCCTTCTGGCAGATGACCACGCCCAGGCCCATGGCCGAGGCCGGGGGGCGCCTGTTCGTGGACGTGACCCGGATTCTGGCGAGCCCGGCCGGCCGCGCGGATCTCATGGGGATGCTGGGCAAGTCCGATCCGCTCATCGGTGACGCGCTGCAGACCGTCATCGGCCGCGACGGCTTTCTCCCGCCGCCTCCGGAGGACGGTCCCGGCTGGGTGGCGCCGAGCGCTGGCGAACCCGGCCTGGTTGAGACCGATCCGGCCATCGTCGAAGCGCTGATCGCGGAGAGCCAGGCCTCCATCGCCGCCGCCAGGCGTGACATCCGCGGAAAGTCGGGGCCGGCGCTGTTCGACTTCATCCTCGCGGACATGCGGGAACTGAAGCGGCTCCTGTTCGATCTGCGCAGCCGCCCGGTGATCATGGGCGCCATGGAGGCGGCCTGGTGGCTGAACGAGCGGCTGGAGGTGTGGCTGGGCGAGAAGAACGCGGCGGACACGCTCACGCAGTCCGTCGCGCACAACGTCACGTCGGAGATGGGCCTGGCGCTGCTGGACGTCGCCGACGCCATCCGCCCGCACCCGGACGTCGTCAGTTTCCTCCAGCATGGGACAGACGAGGACTTCCTGGATGAACTGCTTTCGGTCACGGGCGGGCGGGAGGCGCGGGATGCCATCGCGGGGTGGCTGGACCGCTACGGCATGCGCGGCGCCGGCGAAATCGACATCACGCGGCCGCGCTGGAGCGAGCGCCCCGGAATGCTCGTGCCGCTCATCCTGGGCAACGTCAGGAACTTCGAGCCGGGCGAGGCCGCGCGCCGCTTTGAGCAGGGGCGGCGCGACGCCGCCGCCAAGGAGCAGGACGTTCTGGCGCGCCTGCGCGCCCTGCCCGGCGGGGAGGAAAAGGCAGAGGAAACCAGGCGGATGATCGACCGCGTCCGCGCGTTCGCCGGGTACCGCGAGTATCCCAAGTACGGCATGGTCAGCCGCTACTTCGTCTACAAGCAGGCGTTGATGGAGGAAGCCGCGCGCCTCGTCCACGCCCGCGTGCTGCGCGAGACGGAGGACATCTTCTACCTCCGGTTCGATGAACTGCACGACGCCGTGCGCACGAACCGCGTGGATCACGACCTGATCCGCCAGCGCAGGGACGCATTCCGGACCTACCAGGCGCTCACGCCGCCGCGCGTCCTCACGTCGGAGGGCGAGGCCGTCGCCGGCGCGTACCGGCGAGACGGTCTGCCTACCGGCGCGCTGGTGGGCCTCGCCGTATCCGCCGGCACCGTCGAGGGCCGCGCGCGGGTGATCCTGGACATGGCGAAGGCGGATCTGGAGCCGGGCGACATCCTGGTCACCGCCTTCACCGACCCCAGCTGGACGCCGCTCTTCGTCTCCATCGCGGGCCTGGTGACGGAGGTGGGCGGCCTGATGACCCACGGCGCCGTAATCGCGCGCGAATACGGCCTGCCAGCCGTCGTCGGCGTGCAGCACGCCACCCGCCTCATCCGCGACGGCCAGCGCATCCGCGTGCACGGCACGGACGGCTACGTGGAGGTCCTGCCGTAG
- a CDS encoding fumarylacetoacetate hydrolase family protein has translation MPSPSKIVCVGRNYLEHARELGNDVPERPLIFLKPSSALVADGEAIVLPPESAQVEHEGEIAIVIGRRARRVSAADAWDYVAGIAPLNDVTARDLQKPDGQWTRAKGFDTFCPLGAMKPLAEVDRDDLSVICRVNGQVRQQGHASQMAFSIPVLIEYISNVMTLEPGDVIATGTPAGISRLHPGDVVEVEIPGVGIIRNPVESA, from the coding sequence GTGCCTTCTCCCTCCAAGATCGTCTGCGTCGGCCGCAACTACCTGGAACACGCCCGCGAACTGGGCAACGACGTTCCCGAGCGGCCGCTCATCTTTCTGAAGCCGTCTTCCGCCCTGGTCGCGGACGGCGAGGCCATCGTCCTCCCGCCGGAATCCGCGCAGGTGGAGCACGAGGGCGAGATCGCGATCGTCATCGGCCGGCGCGCGCGGCGGGTGAGCGCGGCGGACGCGTGGGACTACGTGGCCGGCATCGCCCCGCTCAACGACGTCACCGCGCGCGACCTGCAGAAGCCGGACGGGCAGTGGACGCGCGCCAAGGGCTTCGACACCTTCTGCCCGCTCGGCGCCATGAAGCCGCTGGCGGAAGTGGATCGCGACGACCTGTCCGTCATCTGCCGCGTGAACGGCCAGGTGCGGCAGCAGGGGCACGCGTCGCAGATGGCGTTCAGCATTCCCGTGCTCATCGAGTACATCTCCAACGTGATGACGCTGGAGCCGGGCGACGTGATCGCCACGGGAACGCCGGCCGGCATCTCGCGGCTGCACCCCGGCGACGTGGTGGAAGTCGAGATCCCCGGCGTGGGCATCATCCGCAACCCCGTGGAGTCCGCATGA
- the lspA gene encoding signal peptidase II has translation MKMTRGRWLALTIALIVAVDWITKAMVQERLPLGVPRTVVAGWFSLMRTVNHGISWGWLKNAPEYVRFPLVIALTLVGIVATLGIMRQSRDRWLQVAGALVLGGALGNLGDRLYHGGVTDYIYVHFFPFIFNFADIAITVGGVILAARMLLERPQDEVSAPTHA, from the coding sequence ATGAAGATGACCCGCGGCCGCTGGCTGGCCCTTACCATCGCCCTGATCGTGGCGGTGGACTGGATCACCAAGGCCATGGTGCAGGAGCGCCTGCCGCTGGGCGTGCCGCGCACCGTGGTGGCCGGCTGGTTCAGCCTGATGCGCACGGTGAACCACGGCATCTCGTGGGGATGGCTCAAGAACGCGCCGGAGTACGTGCGCTTTCCGCTGGTCATCGCCCTGACGCTGGTGGGGATCGTGGCCACCCTGGGCATCATGCGGCAGTCGCGCGACCGGTGGCTGCAGGTGGCCGGCGCGCTGGTGCTGGGCGGCGCGCTGGGCAACCTGGGCGACCGGCTGTACCACGGCGGCGTGACGGACTACATCTACGTGCACTTCTTTCCCTTCATCTTCAACTTCGCCGACATCGCCATCACCGTCGGCGGAGTGATCCTGGCCGCGCGCATGCTGCTGGAGCGCCCGCAGGACGAAGTGTCGGCCCCCACTCACGCCTGA
- a CDS encoding Ig-like domain-containing protein — protein sequence MKSTVSAAGLGRSWIVAAAFVAALAACDEGPGGIAVPAEATIDQLDVSPDSVLLTTGQSTTLVVTATSADGQPVSNFKATFASSNRGVATVSVAGVVRYEGPGRAVVTVTAGGKSATSIIGAQ from the coding sequence GTGAAAAGCACTGTAAGTGCCGCCGGCCTGGGCCGGTCATGGATCGTGGCCGCCGCGTTCGTGGCGGCGCTGGCGGCCTGCGACGAGGGACCGGGCGGAATCGCGGTCCCGGCCGAGGCCACCATCGACCAGTTGGACGTGTCGCCGGACAGCGTGCTGCTCACGACGGGCCAGTCCACCACGCTGGTGGTGACCGCGACGTCCGCGGACGGGCAGCCGGTCTCCAACTTCAAGGCGACCTTTGCCAGCAGCAACCGCGGCGTGGCCACCGTAAGCGTCGCGGGCGTCGTGCGCTACGAGGGCCCGGGCCGCGCCGTGGTGACCGTCACCGCGGGCGGCAAGTCGGCCACTTCCATCATCGGCGCGCAGTAA